A region of Staphylococcus sp. IVB6181 DNA encodes the following proteins:
- a CDS encoding thermonuclease family protein, whose product MLEILGVLCFIIFIIYIVMFIVLWAKRKPKKTAGLIALGAFVLSMIMIDLSEPETEQKQSEHHTAEVAKDNKPDQQQDNDAAKQEKKEKPKAAAPKKEEISESDKETPDSQQESKVQPSANGLVKEEATYSRAVDGDTVRLMYQGKESVFRLLLIDTPETKHPKKGVEPYGKEASAYTKNMLENASKIEVEFDKGGKTDKYGRYLAYVYADGVMVNDALVRQGLAKVAYIYPPSITYLDQLKESQRLAQQEYLNIWSNGVPDSEAAQNSVVRLPSCSNSFAG is encoded by the coding sequence GTTTTATTATTTTCATCATTTACATAGTTATGTTTATCGTTTTATGGGCAAAGCGAAAGCCTAAAAAAACAGCAGGATTGATTGCGCTTGGTGCTTTTGTTTTAAGTATGATCATGATTGATTTATCAGAACCAGAAACTGAACAAAAACAATCAGAACATCATACAGCTGAAGTCGCAAAAGATAATAAGCCAGATCAACAACAAGATAATGATGCTGCTAAACAGGAAAAGAAAGAAAAACCTAAAGCAGCTGCACCTAAGAAAGAAGAAATTTCAGAATCTGATAAAGAAACTCCAGACTCGCAACAAGAATCAAAAGTACAACCTAGTGCAAATGGATTAGTGAAAGAAGAGGCAACTTATTCACGTGCAGTCGATGGTGATACGGTAAGACTGATGTACCAAGGAAAAGAATCGGTATTCAGATTGTTATTGATTGATACACCGGAAACAAAGCATCCTAAAAAAGGTGTGGAGCCTTACGGCAAAGAAGCATCGGCTTATACCAAAAACATGCTGGAAAATGCTTCAAAGATTGAAGTTGAATTTGATAAAGGCGGAAAGACCGATAAATACGGAAGATATTTAGCCTATGTTTATGCGGATGGTGTAATGGTCAATGATGCATTAGTGAGACAAGGTTTAGCTAAAGTAGCCTACATTTATCCGCCAAGTATTACTTATCTGGATCAGTTAAAAGAAAGCCAGCGTCTAGCGCAGCAAGAATATTTGAATATTTGGAGTAATGGGGTTCCTGATAGCGAAGCTGCACAAAATAGTGTCGTCAGACTCCCAAGCTGCAGCAACTCCTTCGCAGGCTGA
- the ssb gene encoding single-stranded DNA-binding protein — protein MLNRVVLVGRLTKDPEYRTTPSGVSVATFTLAVNRTFTNAQGEREADFINCVVFRKQAENVSNYLFKGSLAGVDGRLQSRSYENQEGRRIFVTEVVCDSVQFLEPKSQNQRHGQQSGGSNQFQNYGQNYGGQQQGQNTSSYQNNNSSNAGQSDNPFANANGPIDISDDDLPF, from the coding sequence ATGCTTAACAGAGTTGTATTAGTAGGCCGTTTAACAAAGGATCCTGAATACAGAACGACACCCTCAGGCGTAAGTGTAGCGACTTTTACTTTAGCGGTTAATCGTACGTTTACGAATGCGCAAGGGGAACGCGAAGCAGACTTTATTAACTGTGTTGTTTTTAGAAAACAAGCAGAAAACGTAAGCAATTACTTGTTTAAAGGCAGTCTTGCAGGCGTTGATGGTCGCTTACAATCACGCAGTTATGAAAACCAAGAAGGACGCCGTATCTTTGTTACTGAAGTTGTATGTGACAGTGTTCAATTCCTTGAACCTAAATCACAAAACCAACGTCATGGCCAACAATCTGGCGGTAGCAACCAATTCCAGAATTATGGTCAAAACTACGGTGGTCAACAACAAGGACAAAATACGTCATCTTATCAAAACAACAATTCATCAAATGCTGGACAATCAGATAATCCATTTGCGAACGCAAACGGACCTATTGATATCAGTGATGATGATTTACCATTCTAA
- a CDS encoding ArgE/DapE family deacylase, whose product MGKLTSEERVQILADIVGIESVNDHELDVAEYLHDLLKKHDIDSKIIKLTDTRANLVAEIGNGSPVIGVSGHMDVVSPGNPEDWQTPPFKLTEDDEGHLHGRGAADMKSGLAALVISLIELHDQGLPKEGTIRLLATVGEEIEGDGAKAFQKEGYMKDVDALIIAEPSQDKIIYAHKGSMDIRVTSKGSSVHSSMPHLGYNALNPLVDYVHRINEAQAAIKSTNEQLGDPIVNATIFNSGSQVNSIPDYAVTEFNIRTIPEADNAGYQDLFEQVAKDVKMAYKDSDLHVDTYMSRPSVFTNGENSVIDLAQELGKKYLGNDIPKEASPGVTDAADLVVDKGEDFPFIMFGPGQTSQAHRVDEYVEKDVYLKFIDLFEELLTQSIDKLK is encoded by the coding sequence ATGGGAAAATTGACATCAGAAGAACGTGTCCAAATTTTAGCGGATATCGTAGGTATTGAATCCGTAAATGATCATGAATTAGATGTTGCAGAGTATCTGCATGATTTATTGAAAAAACATGATATCGACTCAAAAATTATTAAATTAACTGATACACGCGCAAACCTTGTAGCGGAAATCGGCAACGGCAGCCCAGTAATCGGCGTTTCAGGCCATATGGATGTTGTATCTCCAGGTAATCCAGAAGACTGGCAAACACCGCCGTTTAAACTTACTGAAGATGATGAGGGCCATTTACACGGCCGTGGTGCGGCAGATATGAAATCAGGCTTAGCCGCATTAGTCATCAGCTTAATCGAACTGCACGACCAAGGCTTGCCTAAAGAAGGTACAATCCGTCTACTCGCAACTGTAGGTGAAGAAATTGAAGGCGACGGCGCGAAAGCCTTCCAAAAAGAAGGTTATATGAAAGATGTAGATGCTTTAATCATCGCAGAACCTTCTCAAGATAAGATTATTTATGCACACAAAGGTTCAATGGACATTCGTGTCACTTCAAAAGGTTCATCTGTGCATAGTTCTATGCCGCATTTAGGCTATAATGCATTGAACCCATTAGTCGACTATGTTCACCGTATTAATGAAGCACAAGCCGCAATTAAGTCTACGAACGAACAACTTGGCGACCCTATCGTCAATGCGACTATCTTCAACAGCGGTTCGCAAGTCAACTCTATTCCTGATTACGCTGTGACAGAGTTTAACATTCGTACTATTCCGGAAGCTGATAATGCAGGCTATCAAGACTTGTTCGAACAAGTCGCAAAAGACGTAAAAATGGCTTATAAAGACAGCGACTTGCATGTGGATACGTATATGTCTCGCCCTTCAGTCTTCACAAACGGTGAAAACAGTGTCATCGACTTAGCACAAGAACTAGGCAAAAAATATTTAGGCAATGATATTCCTAAAGAAGCTTCTCCAGGCGTGACTGACGCAGCTGACTTAGTAGTCGACAAAGGAGAAGACTTCCCGTTCATTATGTTTGGCCCTGGACAAACTAGCCAAGCTCACCGTGTCGATGAGTATGTAGAGAAAGATGTCTACTTGAAATTCATTGATTTATTCGAAGAATTACTAACACAATCTATCGACAAATTAAAATAA
- a CDS encoding ABC transporter ATP-binding protein: MLEVKDLFKKFKNDDRMILENINLTINSGEIVGLLGKNGAGKTTLMKIIAKTKRPTSGQIMIDGKDIFQHDGLLQDVGIMIDTVYFDHLSAEQNLKYFLQVNQQTQYLKNIDQILELVGLRHTKNKKAKDFSFGMKQRLSLAMCLLIEPKLAIMDEPFVGLDPNGVKTLIEALKKWVKNRKISLLISSHQLNELEEVCDRFVILKNGHLRAINLNKMNGLKIIVDRNITEEDAEKLKYDYSIVERIEGDSIFIKETVDNYNDLLTTVLTKYTLVKIDKPQEDLYDAFDYYENKGGA; this comes from the coding sequence GTGTTAGAAGTGAAAGATTTATTTAAGAAATTTAAAAATGATGATCGCATGATTCTTGAAAATATTAATTTGACAATTAATAGTGGAGAGATAGTGGGGTTACTGGGCAAAAATGGTGCGGGTAAAACAACGTTAATGAAAATCATAGCAAAGACGAAAAGACCGACGTCTGGCCAAATTATGATTGATGGTAAGGATATTTTTCAGCACGATGGTTTATTACAAGATGTTGGTATTATGATTGATACAGTGTATTTTGATCATTTATCAGCTGAACAAAATTTAAAGTATTTTTTACAGGTCAATCAACAAACACAATACTTAAAAAATATTGACCAAATTTTAGAATTGGTTGGATTACGCCATACTAAAAATAAAAAAGCGAAAGATTTTTCATTCGGAATGAAACAAAGACTTTCTTTGGCGATGTGTTTATTGATTGAACCAAAGTTGGCAATTATGGATGAGCCCTTTGTTGGATTAGATCCGAATGGCGTTAAAACATTAATTGAAGCACTCAAAAAATGGGTTAAAAATCGAAAAATTTCCTTATTAATATCTAGTCATCAACTAAATGAACTGGAAGAAGTTTGCGACCGATTTGTTATTTTAAAAAATGGTCACCTTCGTGCTATCAATCTAAATAAAATGAATGGTCTTAAAATCATTGTGGATAGAAACATAACTGAAGAAGATGCTGAAAAACTTAAATATGATTATTCAATTGTTGAACGTATTGAAGGTGATAGTATTTTCATTAAAGAAACGGTTGATAATTATAATGATTTATTGACAACTGTACTGACAAAGTACACATTGGTAAAAATAGACAAGCCGCAAGAAGATTTATATGATGCATTTGATTACTATGAAAATAAGGGGGGAGCATAA
- a CDS encoding ISL3 family transposase gives MTHCIAKILDYKGKNITFSDDVQEVYFNLVRTLLFKGTLTYTPDCCENCGAVNENHRIVKNGKRKTMIKLMKIQGSPSYLELKKQRFFCRSCHSSFVAKTNFVKKHHNFCNKLALHILYQSHENRSCKGIAYDNNVSSASVIRYINKTANSVKLGPFNELPKHIMVDEFKSVKNVVGKMSFIFCDGDTHQIVDILPDRRKRALFAYFIRFDREVRKRVETVTTDMYSPYISLFKQLFPNAKIILDRFHLVQALNRELNRVRIRIMNEKRHKDGKYYRKLKHYWKLILKPSESLNSTLYKDNKLFPGLESEKSMINFILGESPELKDVYDKVNALRTSIKTNENHKLTHQILKYLKDRNTDGGLKRVLKSFRNFLPEIMNALNHPGRSNGPIEAINNNIKVLKRIAYGYRNFYNFRNRILIKFKLLAKKKHRFHTPLPKAA, from the coding sequence ATGACACATTGTATAGCAAAAATACTTGATTATAAAGGGAAAAATATTACTTTTTCTGATGATGTTCAGGAAGTTTACTTTAACTTGGTAAGAACTCTACTATTTAAAGGCACTTTGACATACACACCAGATTGTTGTGAAAACTGCGGAGCAGTAAATGAAAACCATAGAATAGTAAAGAATGGTAAAAGAAAAACGATGATAAAGCTTATGAAGATTCAAGGTAGTCCCAGTTATTTAGAGCTCAAAAAACAAAGGTTCTTTTGTCGTTCATGCCATTCATCATTTGTAGCAAAGACGAATTTTGTGAAAAAGCATCATAATTTCTGTAATAAATTAGCACTGCATATTCTGTATCAAAGCCATGAGAATAGATCTTGCAAAGGCATTGCTTACGATAACAATGTTAGTTCTGCTTCTGTAATACGTTATATTAATAAAACTGCAAATAGTGTTAAGTTAGGTCCATTTAATGAACTGCCCAAACATATCATGGTGGATGAATTCAAAAGTGTTAAAAATGTAGTAGGTAAAATGAGTTTTATATTTTGTGATGGTGATACGCATCAAATCGTAGATATTTTACCTGATCGTAGAAAGCGTGCATTATTTGCTTATTTTATCCGGTTTGATAGAGAAGTAAGAAAAAGAGTTGAAACAGTTACAACCGATATGTACAGCCCATATATTTCTTTATTTAAGCAGTTATTTCCAAATGCGAAAATCATTTTAGATCGATTTCACCTTGTTCAAGCATTAAATAGAGAACTCAATAGAGTTCGTATCAGGATAATGAATGAAAAAAGACATAAGGATGGCAAATACTATAGAAAACTTAAACATTATTGGAAGCTTATTCTTAAACCTTCCGAATCCTTGAATAGTACGCTTTATAAAGATAACAAGCTTTTCCCTGGATTAGAATCAGAAAAATCAATGATAAATTTTATTTTGGGTGAAAGCCCAGAGTTAAAGGATGTCTATGACAAAGTAAATGCGCTTCGTACATCAATAAAGACCAATGAAAATCATAAATTAACTCATCAAATTCTTAAATACCTTAAGGATAGAAATACTGATGGCGGACTTAAAAGAGTACTTAAAAGCTTTAGAAATTTTTTACCAGAAATTATGAATGCATTAAATCATCCTGGTCGCTCAAACGGCCCTATAGAAGCTATAAATAACAACATTAAAGTACTAAAAAGAATCGCTTATGGATACAGAAATTTCTATAACTTCAGAAATAGAATTCTAATCAAATTCAAGCTATTAGCTAAGAAAAAACATCGCTTCCATACCCCATTGCCTAAAGCAGCTTAA
- a CDS encoding Msa family membrane protein — translation MNLKIKLITVALILNFICSILMAIININLGLIVMIIGMIVVPLLINTFSFIVGQGNRSILNVFIMSIFNLIYYIITSNSVMHNTKFKEVLAKYSYEKGDFFIHMNANLTALSQLIFIFLFYFVISFLVMKLFRKSVHA, via the coding sequence TTGAATTTAAAAATTAAACTTATTACGGTTGCGCTTATCTTGAACTTTATCTGTTCGATTTTAATGGCAATCATAAATATTAATTTAGGGTTAATCGTCATGATAATTGGAATGATTGTTGTGCCGCTATTGATAAATACTTTTTCATTTATAGTGGGGCAAGGGAATCGCTCAATTTTAAATGTTTTTATAATGAGTATTTTCAATTTAATTTATTATATTATTACATCTAATTCTGTCATGCATAATACAAAGTTTAAGGAAGTGTTAGCAAAGTATTCATATGAAAAAGGTGACTTTTTTATTCATATGAATGCTAATTTAACGGCGCTTTCTCAACTTATATTCATTTTCTTGTTTTACTTTGTAATTAGCTTCTTAGTTATGAAGTTATTTAGAAAGTCGGTGCATGCATAG
- a CDS encoding excalibur calcium-binding domain-containing protein yields the protein MGFLIAKLHKIVSSDSQAAATPSQAESTESQSGTASKHYANCTALRVDYPNGVPKGHPAYQDKMDRDKDGMACEVN from the coding sequence ATGGGGTTCCTGATAGCGAAGCTGCACAAAATAGTGTCGTCAGACTCCCAAGCTGCAGCAACTCCTTCGCAGGCTGAGTCGACTGAATCTCAAAGCGGAACTGCCTCAAAACATTATGCAAACTGCACTGCATTAAGGGTGGATTACCCGAACGGTGTTCCTAAAGGTCATCCTGCATATCAAGATAAGATGGATAGAGATAAAGATGGTATGGCATGTGAAGTCAATTAG
- a CDS encoding amino acid transporter, with product MLSKSIFLNLSSRTSAKIFYAIALYPFLYLITLFLPTNFMQVGGEAKGLSGLDFYNGILMAQSQFAIPLIMMTYFVGMSFYDEINSGKLIFYKDIRRTKLLNAKLISLASMYMIYFIGLFISSELLYFTFIKNFDYASGVFLPATQTDLYADVLSIVSTIGVSFIAVIFAILLSMRLSTGFTILGVILLFMVISISSLIKGGRYLFPNSYTDASSIQAFFIQLGIILIMTLVYCTILYIASLRVFKKTEY from the coding sequence ATGTTATCAAAAAGTATCTTTTTAAATTTATCTTCCCGCACATCAGCAAAGATATTTTATGCGATTGCATTATATCCGTTTCTGTATTTAATTACCTTATTCTTGCCCACTAACTTTATGCAAGTGGGTGGAGAAGCAAAAGGATTATCTGGTTTAGATTTTTATAATGGGATTTTAATGGCGCAATCCCAATTTGCAATTCCATTAATCATGATGACTTATTTTGTCGGAATGTCATTTTATGATGAAATAAATAGTGGCAAATTAATTTTTTATAAAGATATCAGAAGAACGAAGCTATTGAATGCCAAACTTATATCATTGGCTTCTATGTATATGATTTATTTCATTGGTTTATTCATTTCATCTGAGTTGCTTTATTTCACATTCATAAAAAACTTTGATTATGCTTCAGGGGTGTTTTTACCAGCAACTCAAACGGATTTGTATGCAGATGTTTTAAGTATTGTAAGTACTATTGGTGTTTCATTTATCGCGGTGATATTTGCGATATTATTATCGATGAGGTTATCAACAGGGTTTACTATATTAGGGGTTATCTTATTGTTCATGGTAATTTCGATTTCTTCTTTAATCAAAGGAGGACGCTATCTCTTCCCAAACAGCTATACAGATGCGAGTAGTATACAAGCATTTTTCATCCAACTCGGGATTATTTTAATCATGACGCTTGTTTACTGTACTATTTTATATATAGCTAGTTTGCGTGTGTTCAAAAAAACGGAATATTGA
- the rpsR gene encoding 30S ribosomal protein S18 has protein sequence MAGGPRRGGRRRKKVCYFTANGITHIDYKDTDLLKRFISERGKILPRRVTGTSAKYQRMLTTAIKRARHMALLPYVKDEN, from the coding sequence ATGGCAGGTGGACCAAGAAGAGGCGGACGTCGTCGTAAAAAAGTTTGTTACTTCACAGCAAACGGAATTACACACATCGACTATAAAGATACTGACTTATTAAAACGTTTTATCTCAGAACGCGGTAAAATTTTACCACGTCGTGTAACTGGCACTTCAGCTAAATATCAACGTATGTTGACTACAGCTATCAAACGTGCTCGTCATATGGCATTATTACCATATGTAAAAGACGAAAACTAA
- a CDS encoding histidine phosphatase family protein — protein sequence MKLYLIRHGESTANYDNKHGKRYFCGQLDVTLTKKGVKSAQALKKYFENITIDHIYISDLIRTVQTYENGFDHSIPHTFSPLLRERALGEFEGYSQEMLQKTPNYRRYFEDPRFSDFRNSFTQHAPGGENYTDVLARIDEFFKEVIDNKDEVVVIVAHLIWIRCCLYYLGVINEDELFSKKVKNCDPVLVDTDNI from the coding sequence ATGAAGCTTTATTTAATACGGCATGGAGAATCAACAGCAAACTACGATAACAAACATGGCAAACGTTATTTTTGCGGACAATTGGATGTTACGCTGACTAAAAAAGGTGTTAAATCTGCACAAGCTTTAAAAAAGTATTTTGAAAATATCACGATTGACCACATTTATATTTCTGATTTAATACGAACGGTTCAAACGTATGAAAATGGTTTTGACCACTCAATTCCTCATACTTTTTCTCCATTATTGAGAGAACGTGCATTAGGCGAGTTTGAAGGCTATTCGCAAGAAATGCTTCAAAAGACCCCGAATTATCGACGTTATTTTGAAGATCCAAGGTTCAGTGATTTCAGAAACAGCTTTACACAACATGCGCCAGGCGGAGAAAATTATACAGATGTTCTTGCAAGAATTGATGAATTCTTCAAAGAAGTAATCGATAATAAAGACGAAGTCGTTGTAATTGTTGCACATCTCATCTGGATTCGTTGTTGTTTATATTATTTAGGTGTCATTAATGAAGATGAATTGTTCAGCAAGAAAGTTAAAAATTGTGATCCTGTTTTAGTGGATACAGATAATATATAA
- the rpsF gene encoding 30S ribosomal protein S6, translated as MRTYEIMYVVRPNIEDEARKALVERFNGILNQDGAEIIEEKDWGKRRLAYEIEDFKEGFYNLVRINTENSEATDEFQRLAKINDDIIRYIVIREDEDK; from the coding sequence ATGAGAACATATGAAATTATGTACGTTGTTCGTCCGAACATTGAAGACGAAGCGAGAAAAGCATTAGTTGAACGTTTCAACGGTATTTTAAATCAAGACGGTGCTGAAATCATTGAAGAAAAAGATTGGGGCAAACGTCGCCTTGCTTACGAAATCGAAGATTTCAAAGAAGGTTTCTATAACCTTGTACGTATCAACACTGAAAACAGTGAAGCTACAGATGAATTCCAACGTTTAGCAAAAATCAATGACGATATCATTCGTTACATTGTTATCCGCGAAGACGAAGATAAGTAA
- a CDS encoding type II CAAX prenyl endopeptidase Rce1 family protein produces MFCGYEATFEYLVVAFGEEFLFRHIILLILLSVFRRWWCYIIGSLMFALILHLNGDFIINLLTKFPVSLLLYYVSGKYKLQDAIGLHWLYNVLVYKFS; encoded by the coding sequence GTGTTTTGTGGGTATGAAGCTACATTTGAATATTTAGTAGTAGCATTTGGTGAAGAATTTTTATTTAGGCATATCATTTTATTAATATTACTTAGCGTATTCCGTAGATGGTGGTGTTATATTATTGGATCGTTAATGTTTGCGTTAATATTGCATCTGAATGGAGATTTTATTATTAACTTACTAACTAAATTCCCAGTGAGTCTTTTGCTTTATTATGTCTCTGGAAAATATAAATTACAAGATGCTATAGGATTACATTGGCTTTATAACGTTTTAGTATACAAATTTTCTTGA